One genomic segment of Mesoterricola silvestris includes these proteins:
- a CDS encoding YaaA family protein, whose translation MILLISSAKKMDFARPLPQATASQPVHLPQARVLAGILKKLDPGALGKVMAMSEDLAVQTAGRYGAWKPPFTPGNARPAALAYSGEAYNGLDAWSLDAADLAFAQDRLRILSGLYGLLRPLDLIQPYRLEMGARLANPKGPDLYAYWAGTLTRALKAALGGRPLVNLASGEFSKAVQLPAGTVTPVFLDGGKVVSFHAKRARGLMCRYAIRGRINEPAALKGFDLEGYAFDGASSTAERLVFCR comes from the coding sequence GTGATTCTCTTGATCTCCTCCGCCAAGAAGATGGATTTCGCCCGGCCCCTCCCCCAGGCCACAGCCTCTCAGCCGGTCCACCTGCCCCAGGCCCGGGTCCTGGCCGGGATCCTGAAAAAGCTGGATCCGGGCGCCCTGGGAAAGGTCATGGCCATGTCCGAGGACCTGGCCGTCCAGACCGCGGGGCGCTATGGCGCCTGGAAGCCCCCCTTCACCCCCGGGAACGCCCGCCCGGCGGCCCTGGCCTACAGCGGGGAGGCGTACAACGGCCTGGACGCCTGGAGCCTGGACGCCGCGGACCTGGCCTTCGCCCAGGACCGCCTCCGGATCCTGTCGGGCCTCTACGGCCTCCTGCGCCCCCTGGACCTCATCCAGCCCTACCGCCTGGAAATGGGCGCGCGCCTGGCCAACCCCAAGGGCCCGGACCTCTACGCCTACTGGGCGGGAACCCTCACCCGGGCCCTGAAGGCGGCCCTGGGCGGGCGCCCCCTGGTCAACCTGGCCTCGGGGGAGTTCTCAAAGGCCGTCCAGCTTCCCGCGGGCACGGTCACGCCCGTGTTCCTGGACGGCGGAAAGGTGGTGAGCTTCCACGCCAAGCGGGCCCGGGGGCTCATGTGCCGGTACGCGATTCGCGGAAGGATCAACGAACCCGCGGCGCTCAAGGGGTTCGATCTGGAAGGCTACGCCTTCGACGGCGCGTCCAGCACGGCGGAAAGGCTGGTGTTCTGCCGGTAG
- a CDS encoding phosphoribosylanthranilate isomerase: protein MKAKVCGLTTPGDVALALAAGADWLGFLSHPASPRHCPDPLLPRLAGDRAVLVAVAGDALEIARWAELCGARWVQPYLPDRAGLELLRARGLGILLPWPDEPGQEPAPADLYLWETGSAATGLLGGSGQGHAGAHPPPGPFLLAGGLKGGMLRERLAALPPHLDCRGFDAASRLERAPGLKDPGLVEAFVAEAHGLEKR from the coding sequence GTGAAGGCCAAGGTCTGCGGGCTCACCACCCCCGGGGACGTGGCCCTGGCGCTGGCCGCCGGGGCGGACTGGCTGGGCTTCCTCAGCCATCCCGCGAGCCCCCGCCACTGCCCGGATCCCCTGCTGCCCCGCCTCGCCGGGGACCGGGCCGTGCTGGTGGCGGTGGCCGGGGACGCCCTGGAGATCGCCCGGTGGGCCGAACTGTGCGGGGCCCGGTGGGTCCAGCCCTACCTTCCGGACCGGGCCGGCCTGGAGCTCCTGCGGGCCCGGGGCCTGGGCATCCTGCTGCCCTGGCCCGACGAGCCCGGCCAGGAACCGGCGCCCGCCGACCTCTACCTGTGGGAGACGGGATCCGCGGCCACGGGCCTCCTGGGCGGGTCCGGCCAGGGCCATGCGGGGGCCCACCCCCCGCCGGGGCCCTTCCTCCTCGCCGGCGGACTGAAGGGGGGGATGCTGCGGGAACGCCTGGCGGCGCTGCCCCCGCACCTGGATTGCCGGGGCTTCGACGCGGCGAGCCGCCTGGAACGCGCCCCGGGCCTCAAGGACCCGGGTCTGGTGGAGGCCTTCGTGGCCGAAGCCCATGGATTGGAGAAGCGATGA
- a CDS encoding anthranilate synthase component II codes for MILFVDNYDSFTYNLVSMIGALEPRLEVVRNDALTVEKALAMDLDGLVISPGPGHPRDAGVCIDLVRALAPRVPILGVCLGHQVLVEAFGGRVIRAGRPMHGKTSLMPHDGTGLLAGLPDPLQVGRYHSLAAEASTLPECLAVQGATADGEVMAIRHREFPCHGVQFHPESILTPDGAGLLANFVGLCRTPALN; via the coding sequence ATGATCCTGTTCGTGGACAACTACGATTCCTTCACCTACAACCTCGTGTCCATGATCGGGGCCCTGGAGCCGCGCCTGGAGGTGGTGCGCAACGACGCCCTCACCGTGGAGAAGGCCCTGGCCATGGACCTGGACGGCCTGGTCATCTCCCCCGGACCCGGCCATCCCCGGGACGCGGGGGTGTGCATCGACCTGGTGCGGGCCCTGGCCCCCCGGGTCCCCATCCTGGGCGTGTGCCTGGGCCACCAGGTGCTGGTGGAGGCCTTCGGGGGCCGGGTGATCCGGGCGGGGCGGCCCATGCACGGGAAGACCTCCCTCATGCCCCACGACGGCACCGGCCTCCTGGCGGGGCTTCCCGACCCCCTCCAGGTGGGCCGCTACCACTCCCTGGCCGCCGAGGCCTCGACCCTGCCGGAATGCCTGGCGGTGCAGGGGGCCACGGCCGACGGCGAGGTCATGGCCATCCGCCACCGCGAATTCCCCTGCCACGGCGTGCAGTTCCACCCCGAGTCCATCCTCACGCCCGACGGCGCGGGGCTGCTGGCCAACTTCGTGGGGCTGTGCCGCACCCCCGCACTGAATTGA
- a CDS encoding indole-3-glycerol-phosphate synthase, whose translation MAGILETIVERERRRMEGQVFPTPFRARPLRGEGPFERALRRAELPVIAEFKRASPSLGPFALDADLASRLGAYARGGAACFSVLAESQAFGGRPEDIPLALGFGLPVLYKGFVCTRAHLEEACALGAQAVLLIVRVLGGELPAYAAAARALGLEPLVELHDPGEIPAAQACHARLVGWNVRNLADFSEGPADAAPLRRAFPGALLIRESGLRSPELAREALAQGFDALLIGEALMRAPDPAAYLDAVRR comes from the coding sequence ATGGCCGGGATCCTGGAGACCATCGTGGAACGGGAACGGCGGCGCATGGAAGGGCAGGTGTTCCCCACGCCCTTCCGCGCCCGGCCCCTGCGGGGCGAAGGCCCCTTCGAACGCGCCCTGCGCCGGGCGGAACTGCCGGTCATCGCGGAATTCAAGCGGGCCTCCCCCTCCCTGGGGCCCTTCGCCCTGGACGCCGACCTGGCGTCGCGGCTGGGCGCCTACGCCCGGGGCGGGGCCGCGTGCTTTTCGGTGCTGGCCGAATCCCAGGCCTTCGGGGGCCGCCCGGAGGACATCCCCCTGGCCCTGGGCTTCGGCCTGCCGGTGCTCTACAAGGGCTTCGTGTGCACCCGGGCGCACCTGGAGGAGGCCTGCGCCCTGGGGGCCCAGGCGGTGCTGCTCATCGTCCGTGTCCTGGGCGGGGAGCTCCCCGCCTACGCCGCCGCCGCCCGGGCCCTGGGCCTGGAGCCGCTGGTGGAACTGCACGACCCCGGCGAGATCCCCGCCGCCCAGGCCTGCCATGCGCGGCTGGTGGGTTGGAACGTGCGCAACCTCGCGGACTTCTCCGAGGGCCCCGCGGACGCGGCGCCCCTGCGCCGGGCCTTCCCGGGGGCCCTGCTCATCCGCGAATCGGGCCTGCGCAGCCCGGAGCTGGCCCGGGAGGCCCTGGCCCAGGGCTTCGACGCCCTGCTCATCGGGGAGGCCCTCATGCGCGCCCCGGACCCCGCGGCCTACCTGGATGCGGTGCGCCGGTGA
- the trpD gene encoding anthranilate phosphoribosyltransferase, whose protein sequence is MTHPLRLSHTLSLDGARAFMEACLDPASDPGAVGQALLDLNGRPFRGTELTAFAQVLRGHAVAFPAARPSLDTCGTGGDARQGVHTANLSTLSALALAHLGVDVVKHGSRSASSLCGSADLLEALGLDLARPLPLLEADLDRNHFVFLFAPRFHPVLARMVPIRRALGVPTVFNMLGPLLNPARPAYQVLGVAREEWVLPVAEALAALGLERALVVHGTTASGAGMDEASLEGATLLQPVREGRLLPALRFTPEEAGVRGGLEPAAAGSLEACVDLARGLAGGLGHPDYSRRVAEEVALQAALGLALVRDRDLAWLGALVAEVRASLEEGLPLPSLLSLAA, encoded by the coding sequence ATGACCCATCCCCTCCGCCTTTCCCACACCCTCTCCCTGGACGGCGCCCGGGCCTTCATGGAGGCCTGCCTGGATCCGGCCTCCGATCCCGGGGCCGTGGGCCAGGCCCTCCTGGACCTCAACGGCCGGCCCTTCCGCGGCACCGAGCTCACCGCCTTCGCCCAGGTGCTGCGGGGCCACGCCGTGGCCTTCCCCGCGGCGAGACCCTCCCTGGACACCTGCGGCACCGGCGGCGACGCGCGCCAGGGGGTGCACACCGCCAACCTCTCCACCCTCTCGGCCCTGGCCCTGGCCCACCTGGGGGTGGACGTGGTCAAGCACGGCAGCCGCTCCGCCTCGAGCCTCTGCGGATCCGCCGACCTGCTGGAGGCCCTGGGCCTGGACCTGGCCCGGCCCCTGCCGCTGCTGGAAGCGGACCTGGACCGCAACCACTTCGTGTTCCTCTTCGCGCCGCGCTTCCACCCGGTGCTGGCGCGCATGGTGCCCATCCGCCGCGCCCTGGGGGTGCCCACGGTGTTCAACATGCTGGGCCCCCTCCTGAACCCGGCCCGCCCCGCCTACCAGGTGCTGGGCGTGGCCCGGGAGGAGTGGGTGCTGCCCGTGGCCGAGGCCCTGGCGGCCCTGGGCCTGGAGCGGGCCCTGGTGGTGCACGGAACCACCGCTTCCGGCGCCGGCATGGACGAGGCGTCCCTGGAGGGCGCCACCCTCCTGCAGCCGGTGCGCGAGGGCCGGCTCCTGCCCGCCCTGCGCTTCACCCCGGAGGAGGCCGGGGTGCGCGGGGGCCTGGAACCCGCCGCGGCGGGGTCCCTGGAAGCCTGCGTGGACCTGGCCCGGGGCCTGGCCGGGGGCCTGGGCCACCCGGACTATTCCCGGCGCGTGGCGGAGGAGGTGGCCCTCCAGGCCGCCCTGGGCCTCGCCCTGGTGCGGGACCGGGACCTGGCCTGGCTGGGGGCCCTGGTGGCCGAGGTGCGGGCCTCCCTGGAGGAGGGGCTGCCCCTGCCTTCCCTCCTTTCCCTGGCGGCGTAG
- a CDS encoding substrate-binding domain-containing protein, whose amino-acid sequence MNRGRICILAFAAVCLRAQDLVLAVGITPAQNIFNRIRGPFEKATGIHLVLKDARSPEAWRLLDEGQVEAASGGLTWEDWVASLKAKGLRVPGEEEITRFQIGVDQIQVVTSPDVLLLELSAEELRGLFSGRTANWKEVGGEDAPVVLLLDPTQVATNDTFRGQILGGAPFGPAKWTFPPGVTLVQAVAATPHSIGFAPKASQESLKVNSPVTPAVTRPVLLVIKGKRPSASLRRLLDYLESPEGRRLTVH is encoded by the coding sequence ATGAACCGGGGCCGGATCTGCATCCTTGCGTTCGCTGCCGTCTGCCTGCGGGCCCAGGACCTCGTCCTGGCGGTGGGCATCACGCCCGCCCAGAACATCTTCAACCGCATCCGCGGCCCCTTCGAGAAGGCCACGGGCATCCATCTGGTGCTCAAGGACGCCCGCAGCCCGGAGGCCTGGCGGCTCCTGGACGAGGGCCAGGTGGAAGCCGCCTCGGGGGGCCTCACCTGGGAGGACTGGGTGGCCTCCCTCAAGGCCAAGGGCCTCCGGGTGCCGGGGGAGGAGGAGATCACGCGCTTCCAGATCGGCGTGGACCAGATCCAGGTGGTCACCAGCCCGGACGTGCTGCTCCTGGAGCTGAGTGCGGAGGAGCTGCGGGGGCTCTTCAGCGGCAGGACGGCCAACTGGAAGGAGGTGGGCGGGGAGGACGCGCCCGTGGTCCTGCTCCTGGACCCCACCCAGGTGGCCACCAACGACACCTTCCGCGGCCAGATCCTGGGGGGCGCGCCCTTCGGCCCGGCCAAGTGGACCTTCCCCCCGGGCGTCACCCTGGTGCAGGCCGTGGCGGCCACGCCCCATTCCATCGGCTTCGCCCCCAAGGCCTCCCAGGAGAGCCTGAAGGTGAACAGCCCGGTGACGCCGGCGGTGACCCGCCCGGTCCTCCTGGTCATCAAGGGCAAACGGCCCAGCGCCAGCCTCCGGCGCCTCCTGGACTACCTGGAAAGCCCCGAGGGCAGGCGCCTCACGGTTCATTGA
- a CDS encoding N-acyl-D-amino-acid deacylase family protein: MDDPQPVFDTLIRNALVVDGTGSPGFWGDVGLLDGRIHAVGDLGPARAAAVLEADGNVLAPGFIDTHTHDDRAVFRRETILPKLSQGVTTVVVGNCGISLAPLAPREDPPAPLDLLGAAGDFAFPTFAAYARALQDAPLSTNVAALVGHGTLRVRHMEDRSGPADPHQLKAMVRDVEEAMDAGARGLSTGLAYPPNIGADTAEVVALARAAAERGGRLAMHVRDEFDGVAGATREAFRCARESGAFLVLSHQKVAGRANRGRSAELLRLYGEEGEGVPFAIDAYPYTAGSTVLDPAFASQSTKVLVAWSRPHPKAAGHTLAQIAKGWGCPEAQALERLKPGGAVYFHMEEADVERFLAFDRCMVGSDGLPHDIHPHPRLWGTFARYLHVYVAQRRLLPLEEAVRRMTSLPAGVFGLEARGRVRPGCHADLVLFDPARIRDRATYEDPAQPAEGILEVFVNGVPREAGAAGRYL; this comes from the coding sequence ATGGATGACCCCCAGCCCGTCTTCGATACGCTGATCCGGAACGCCCTCGTGGTGGACGGAACGGGAAGCCCCGGCTTCTGGGGGGACGTGGGCCTCCTGGACGGAAGGATCCACGCCGTGGGGGACCTGGGCCCCGCCCGGGCCGCGGCGGTGCTGGAAGCGGACGGGAATGTCCTGGCCCCGGGCTTCATCGACACCCATACCCACGACGACCGCGCCGTGTTCCGGAGGGAGACCATCCTCCCCAAGCTGAGCCAGGGGGTCACCACGGTGGTGGTGGGCAACTGCGGCATCAGCCTGGCCCCCCTGGCCCCCCGGGAGGATCCCCCCGCGCCCCTGGACCTCCTGGGCGCCGCCGGGGACTTCGCCTTCCCCACCTTCGCCGCCTACGCGCGGGCGCTCCAGGACGCCCCGCTCTCCACCAACGTGGCCGCCCTGGTGGGCCACGGCACCCTCCGGGTGCGCCACATGGAGGACCGGTCCGGCCCCGCGGATCCGCACCAGCTCAAGGCCATGGTCCGGGACGTGGAGGAGGCCATGGACGCCGGGGCCCGGGGCCTCAGCACGGGCCTGGCCTACCCCCCCAACATCGGCGCCGACACGGCCGAGGTGGTGGCCCTGGCCCGGGCCGCGGCGGAGCGCGGAGGACGCCTGGCCATGCACGTGCGCGACGAATTCGACGGCGTCGCCGGCGCCACCCGCGAAGCCTTCCGCTGCGCCCGGGAATCCGGGGCCTTCCTGGTGCTCAGCCACCAGAAGGTGGCCGGCAGGGCCAACCGCGGCCGCAGCGCCGAGCTCCTGCGCCTCTACGGGGAGGAGGGCGAAGGGGTCCCCTTCGCCATCGACGCCTACCCCTACACCGCCGGCTCCACGGTGCTGGACCCGGCCTTCGCGTCCCAGTCCACCAAGGTGCTGGTGGCGTGGTCCCGCCCCCATCCCAAGGCCGCGGGCCACACCCTGGCCCAGATCGCCAAGGGCTGGGGCTGCCCCGAAGCCCAGGCCCTGGAGCGCCTGAAGCCCGGCGGCGCCGTGTACTTCCACATGGAGGAGGCCGACGTGGAGCGCTTCCTGGCCTTCGACCGCTGCATGGTGGGCTCCGACGGCCTGCCCCACGACATCCACCCCCACCCCCGCCTGTGGGGCACCTTCGCGCGCTACCTCCACGTGTACGTGGCCCAGCGCCGGCTCCTCCCCCTGGAGGAGGCCGTGCGCCGCATGACGAGCCTCCCCGCCGGCGTCTTCGGCCTGGAGGCCCGCGGCCGCGTGCGCCCCGGATGCCACGCCGACCTGGTGCTCTTCGACCCCGCCCGCATCCGGGACCGGGCCACCTACGAGGACCCCGCCCAGCCCGCCGAAGGCATCCTGGAAGTCTTCGTGAACGGCGTCCCCCGCGAAGCCGGGGCCGCGGGGCGGTACCTCTAG
- the aroF gene encoding 3-deoxy-7-phosphoheptulonate synthase, whose amino-acid sequence MIIKLKHPLPALEALDGARRLDFPFGTFLALLGPGGPSLKEVQALEGVEWAKASGAKPILAARAAAPRGTRVALGACELGGEALALMGGPCSVESREQIVATANYIAAYGATGLRGGAYKPRTSPYAFQGLGQEGVLLLREAGDASGLPVITEVMDPADVEAMLPFVDCFQIGARNMSSAPLLRAVGRAGKPVLLKRGPSATLEEFVLAAEYVLLEGNPHVILCERGIRTFETATRNTLDLNAVPVLKAMTHLPLVVDPSHGTGRRDAVIPMARAAVAAGADGIIVEVHPDPASALSDGAQSLHFPEFRRLAEELGPVARAVGRRLDFPRSQCGVPYIRRAVGWGSAI is encoded by the coding sequence ATGATCATCAAGCTCAAGCACCCCCTCCCCGCCCTGGAAGCCCTGGACGGCGCGCGCCGCCTGGACTTCCCCTTCGGGACCTTCCTGGCCCTGCTGGGCCCCGGCGGCCCTTCCCTCAAGGAGGTCCAGGCCCTGGAGGGCGTGGAGTGGGCCAAGGCCTCGGGCGCCAAGCCCATCCTGGCGGCCCGGGCCGCCGCGCCCCGGGGCACCCGGGTGGCCCTGGGGGCCTGCGAACTGGGCGGGGAGGCCCTCGCCCTCATGGGCGGGCCCTGCTCCGTGGAGAGCCGGGAGCAGATCGTGGCCACCGCGAACTACATCGCCGCCTACGGCGCCACGGGCCTCCGGGGCGGGGCGTACAAGCCCCGCACCTCCCCCTACGCCTTCCAGGGCCTGGGGCAGGAGGGGGTGCTGCTGCTGCGGGAGGCGGGGGACGCCTCGGGCCTGCCCGTCATCACCGAGGTCATGGACCCCGCGGACGTGGAGGCCATGCTGCCCTTCGTGGACTGCTTCCAGATCGGCGCCCGCAACATGTCCAGCGCGCCCCTGCTGCGGGCCGTGGGCCGGGCCGGAAAGCCCGTGCTCCTCAAGCGGGGCCCCTCGGCCACCCTGGAGGAGTTCGTGCTGGCCGCGGAGTACGTCCTCCTGGAGGGCAACCCCCACGTCATCCTCTGCGAGCGCGGCATCCGCACCTTCGAGACCGCCACCCGCAACACCCTGGACCTCAACGCCGTCCCCGTCCTCAAGGCCATGACCCACCTGCCCCTGGTGGTGGACCCCTCCCACGGCACCGGGCGCCGGGACGCGGTGATCCCCATGGCCCGGGCCGCGGTGGCCGCGGGGGCCGACGGGATCATCGTGGAGGTGCATCCCGATCCCGCCAGCGCCCTGAGCGACGGCGCCCAGTCCCTGCATTTCCCCGAATTCCGCCGCCTCGCCGAGGAACTGGGCCCCGTGGCCCGGGCCGTGGGGCGCCGTCTCGACTTCCCCCGCAGCCAGTGCGGCGTGCCCTACATCCGGCGCGCCGTGGGCTGGGGCTCGGCCATCTGA
- the ahcY gene encoding adenosylhomocysteinase, translated as MTATTTDFQVADLSLAPWGRREIAIAETEMPGLMAIREEYAGARPLKGARIAGSLHMTIQTAVLIETLIALGAEVRWASCNIFSTQDHAAAAIAAGGTPVFALKGESLDDYWDFTHRIFAFKEGAANMILDDGGDATLLVHLGARAEKDASLLDHPGNDEERALFGAIRRTLAADPGFYSRQLAAIQGVTEETTTGVHRLYQMAEKGELKFPAINVNDSVTKSKFDNLYGCRESLVDGIKRATDVMIAGKIAVICGYGDVGKGCAQAMRALSAQVWVTEIDPICALQAAMEGYRVVTMDYAADKADIFVTATGNHHVIGHAHMASMKDQAIVCNIGHFDSEIDIASLEGYAWEEIKPQVDHVIFPDGKRIILLAKGRLVNLGCGTGHPSYVMSSSFANQTLAQIELWTKKGAYAVGVYTLPKQLDEHVARLQLRKLNAQLTRLSDAQAKYINVPVEGPFKPEHYRY; from the coding sequence ATGACCGCCACCACCACCGATTTCCAGGTCGCCGACCTGTCCCTGGCCCCCTGGGGCCGCCGGGAGATCGCCATCGCCGAGACCGAGATGCCCGGCCTCATGGCCATCCGCGAGGAGTATGCGGGCGCCAGGCCCCTCAAGGGCGCGCGCATCGCCGGGTCCCTGCACATGACCATCCAGACCGCGGTGCTCATCGAGACCCTCATCGCCCTGGGGGCCGAGGTGCGCTGGGCCTCCTGCAACATCTTCTCCACCCAGGACCACGCCGCCGCCGCCATCGCCGCCGGGGGCACGCCGGTCTTCGCCCTGAAGGGCGAGAGCCTGGACGACTACTGGGACTTCACGCACCGGATCTTCGCCTTCAAGGAGGGCGCGGCCAACATGATCCTGGACGACGGCGGCGACGCCACCCTCCTGGTGCACCTGGGCGCCCGGGCCGAGAAGGACGCCTCCCTCCTGGACCACCCCGGCAACGACGAGGAGCGGGCCCTCTTCGGGGCCATCCGCCGCACCCTGGCCGCGGATCCCGGCTTCTATTCCCGGCAGCTCGCGGCCATCCAGGGGGTCACGGAGGAGACCACCACCGGCGTGCACCGCCTCTACCAGATGGCCGAGAAGGGCGAACTGAAGTTCCCCGCCATCAACGTCAATGACTCCGTCACCAAGTCCAAGTTCGACAACCTCTACGGCTGCCGCGAATCCCTGGTGGACGGCATCAAGCGCGCCACCGACGTCATGATCGCCGGCAAGATCGCCGTGATCTGCGGCTACGGCGACGTGGGCAAGGGCTGCGCCCAGGCCATGCGAGCCCTCAGCGCCCAGGTGTGGGTCACCGAGATCGATCCCATCTGCGCCCTGCAGGCCGCCATGGAGGGCTACCGCGTGGTCACCATGGACTACGCCGCGGACAAGGCCGACATCTTCGTCACCGCCACCGGCAACCACCACGTCATCGGCCACGCCCACATGGCGAGCATGAAGGACCAGGCCATCGTCTGCAACATCGGCCACTTCGACAGCGAGATCGACATCGCCTCCCTGGAGGGCTACGCCTGGGAGGAGATCAAGCCCCAGGTGGACCACGTCATCTTCCCCGACGGCAAGCGCATCATCCTCCTGGCCAAGGGCCGACTCGTGAACCTGGGCTGCGGCACCGGGCATCCCTCGTACGTGATGAGCTCCAGCTTCGCCAACCAGACCCTGGCGCAGATCGAGCTGTGGACGAAGAAGGGCGCCTACGCCGTGGGGGTCTACACCCTGCCCAAGCAGCTCGACGAGCACGTGGCCCGGCTCCAGCTGAGGAAGCTCAACGCCCAGCTCACCCGGCTCAGCGACGCCCAGGCGAAGTACATCAACGTCCCGGTGGAAGGGCCCTTCAAGCCCGAGCACTACCGGTACTAG
- the trpB gene encoding tryptophan synthase subunit beta — protein MTMEFTLSGRYGALGLGGCYAPETLMQPLLELEAAFVAAMGDPGFLRELKEELRTFVGRPTALTSAPRLARELGLHALYLKREDLAHTGAHKINNALGQALLARRMGKREVIAETGAGQHGVACAAACARLGLSCTVYMGEVDMARQAPNVARMRLFGAEVVPVMAGQRTLKEAVNEALRTWAGRCDRAHYILGSALGPHPFPLIVRSFQSVIGEEARSQVLEACGELPEVVVACAGGGSNGLGLMVPFREDKVRLVAVEAGGHGPATGEHAARVGGGRVGVLHGCKSLLLQDEHGWTAGTASISAGLDYPSLGPELAALCLEGRVEALRASDAEALEGARRLCRAEGILPALESSHGLAVLGRLGARTVLAGLSGRGDKDLSTYQAALGA, from the coding sequence ATGACGATGGAATTCACCCTTTCCGGACGCTACGGCGCCCTGGGCCTCGGGGGCTGCTACGCCCCCGAGACCCTCATGCAGCCCCTGCTGGAACTGGAGGCGGCCTTCGTGGCGGCGATGGGGGACCCCGGCTTCCTGCGGGAGCTCAAGGAGGAGCTGCGCACCTTCGTGGGCCGGCCCACGGCCCTCACCTCCGCCCCGCGCCTGGCCAGGGAACTGGGCCTCCACGCGCTGTACCTCAAGCGCGAGGACCTGGCCCACACTGGCGCCCACAAGATCAACAACGCCCTGGGCCAGGCCCTCCTGGCCCGGCGCATGGGCAAGCGCGAGGTCATCGCCGAGACCGGCGCAGGCCAGCACGGCGTGGCCTGCGCCGCGGCCTGCGCGCGCCTGGGGCTCTCCTGCACGGTCTACATGGGCGAGGTGGACATGGCCCGCCAGGCCCCCAACGTCGCCCGCATGCGGCTCTTCGGGGCCGAGGTGGTGCCCGTCATGGCGGGGCAGCGCACCCTGAAGGAGGCCGTGAACGAGGCCCTGCGCACCTGGGCGGGGCGCTGCGACCGGGCCCACTACATCCTGGGCTCGGCCCTGGGGCCCCATCCCTTCCCGCTCATCGTGCGCTCCTTCCAGAGCGTGATCGGGGAGGAGGCCCGGAGCCAGGTGCTGGAGGCCTGCGGGGAGCTGCCCGAGGTGGTGGTGGCCTGCGCGGGGGGCGGCAGCAACGGCCTGGGGCTCATGGTGCCCTTCCGCGAGGACAAGGTTCGCCTGGTGGCGGTGGAGGCGGGGGGCCACGGTCCGGCCACGGGGGAGCATGCCGCGCGGGTGGGCGGCGGCCGCGTGGGGGTCCTGCACGGCTGCAAGAGCCTCCTGCTCCAGGACGAGCACGGCTGGACCGCCGGCACCGCCAGCATCAGCGCGGGCCTGGACTACCCCTCCCTGGGGCCCGAACTGGCGGCGCTGTGCCTGGAGGGGCGGGTGGAGGCCCTGCGGGCCTCGGACGCCGAGGCCCTGGAAGGGGCCCGGCGCCTGTGCCGCGCGGAGGGCATCCTGCCGGCCCTGGAATCCAGCCACGGCCTGGCCGTCCTGGGCCGGCTCGGGGCGCGCACCGTGCTCGCGGGCCTCTCGGGCCGGGGCGACAAGGACCTCTCCACCTACCAAGCCGCTCTGGGAGCCTGA
- the trpA gene encoding tryptophan synthase subunit alpha, whose translation MEPILPFIMAGDPSLSGLPALLAQLRALGAGTVEVGLPHSDPVADGPVLQAAAHRALGAGASPRRVLEALAGLPGPDVVLFTYFNPLLQLGEDLEGLLAPTPVKSLLVVDLPFGEEPAWEARLRAAGYPLVPLLTPTTPLERARLLLATRPDPGPGHPFAQRFAYVVARLGVTGAGQGTDLAPVAQRLEALKGLTDRPLAVGFGLDDPASLERVRALGAVPVVGSALVAALAGGADPAAFLAPRMPAGLNEP comes from the coding sequence ATGGAACCGATTCTTCCCTTCATCATGGCGGGGGATCCCTCCCTTTCGGGCCTCCCGGCCCTGCTGGCGCAGCTCCGGGCCCTGGGGGCGGGCACGGTGGAGGTGGGCCTGCCCCATTCCGATCCCGTGGCGGATGGCCCCGTGCTGCAGGCCGCGGCCCACCGGGCCCTGGGGGCCGGCGCCTCGCCCCGGCGGGTGCTGGAGGCCCTGGCGGGACTCCCGGGCCCCGACGTGGTGCTCTTCACCTACTTCAACCCGCTCCTGCAGCTGGGGGAGGACCTGGAGGGGCTCCTGGCGCCCACGCCCGTGAAGAGCCTGCTGGTGGTGGACCTGCCCTTCGGGGAGGAACCCGCCTGGGAGGCCCGCCTGCGGGCCGCGGGCTATCCCCTCGTGCCGCTCCTCACCCCCACCACCCCCCTGGAACGGGCCCGCCTCCTGCTGGCGACCCGGCCCGATCCCGGCCCCGGCCATCCCTTCGCCCAGCGCTTCGCTTACGTGGTGGCGCGCCTGGGGGTGACCGGCGCGGGGCAGGGCACGGACCTGGCGCCGGTGGCCCAGCGCCTGGAGGCCCTGAAGGGTCTCACGGACCGGCCCCTGGCGGTGGGGTTCGGTCTGGACGACCCCGCGAGCCTGGAGCGGGTGCGGGCCCTGGGGGCGGTGCCCGTGGTGGGTTCCGCCCTGGTGGCCGCGCTGGCGGGGGGGGCGGATCCCGCGGCCTTCCTGGCGCCGAGGATGCCCGCCGGCCTCAATGAACCGTGA